One Alligator mississippiensis isolate rAllMis1 chromosome 1, rAllMis1, whole genome shotgun sequence genomic window carries:
- the EMSY gene encoding BRCA2-interacting transcriptional repressor EMSY isoform X4, whose translation MPVVWPTLLDLSRDECKRILRKLELEAYAGVISALRAQGDLTKEKKELLGELSKVLSISTERHRAEVRRAVNDERLTTIAHNMSGPNSSSEWSIEGRRLVPLMPRLVPQTAFTVTANAVANAAVQHNASLPVPAETGNKEVVVCYSYTSTTSTPTSTPVPSGSVATVKSPRPASPASNVVVLPSGSTVYVKSVSCSDDDEKPRKRRRTNSSSSSPVLLKEVPKAVTPVTKTITVPVSGSPKMSNIMQSIANSLPPHMSPVKITFTKPSTQTTNTTTQKVIIVTTSPSSTFVPNILSKSHNYAAVTKLVPTSVIASTTQKQPVVITASQSSLVSSSSSSNSTTTTTTCSTPSSTANTIAVTAVVSSTPSVVMSTVAQGVSTSAIKVASTRLPSPKSLVGNPTQILAQFPKQHQQSPKQPVHQIQQAQQQQLTQSSPIPQQQPQQSQLPPGIKPTIQIKQESGVKIITQQVQPSKILPKPVTATLPSSSNSPIMVVSSNGTIMTTKLVTTPTGTQATYTRPTVSPSIGARMAGTPGAATYVKTTSGSIITVVPKSLATLGGKIISSNIVSGTTTKITTIPMTSKPNVIVVQKTTGKGTTIQGLPGKNVVTTLLNAGGEKTIQAVPAGAKPAIITATRPITKMIVTQPKGIGSTVQPATKIIPTKIVYGQQGKTQVLIKPKPVTFQATVVSEQTRQLVTETLQQASRVAEAGNSSLPEVKEEPQSYTDSSSSSTESSQSSQDSQPVVHVIASRSQDWSEHEIAVDTSPTIIYQDVSSESQSATSTIKALLELQQTTVKEKLESKPRQPTIDLSQMAVPIQMTQEKRHSPESPSIAVVESELVAEYITTVSHRSQPHQQSSQPQRTLLQHVAQSQTATQTSVVVKSIPASSTGAITHLMQQALSSHTAFTKHSEQLGTEEGEVEEMDTLDPQTGLFYRSALTQSQALKQQKLSQPQLEQTQLQVKTLQCFQTKQKQTIHLQADQIQHKLPQMPQLSIRHQKLNPLQQEQVQSKPDAQPTPHHMMAKERQLPTLVAQPQQTVVQVLAVKTTQQLPKLQQAPTAQKIYVQPQPPQSQMQLPASSEKQPASQV comes from the exons TATGTCTGGACCAAATAGCTCTTCAGAATGGTCAATAGAAGGTCGTCGCCTGGTGCCATTGATGCCACGGCTTGTTCCACAGACAGCCTTTACTGTAACAGCTAATGCTGTTGCCAATGCAGCTGTTCAGCACAATGCATCGCTTCCAGTTCCTGCAGAAACTGGGAACAAAGAAG TGGTGGTTTGCTATTCCTACACAAGTACCACTTCAACCCCAACATCTACCCCTGTTCCAAGTGGCAGTGTAGCAACAGTGAAGTCCCCCAGACCTGCCAGTCCAGCCTCCAATGTAGTCGTCTTGCCAAGTGGAAGTACTGTTTACGTCAAAA GTGTCAGCTGCTCGGATGATGATGAAAAGCCACGTAAAAGACGGCGAACTAATTCTTCTAGTTCCTCCCCCGTTCTTCTGAAAGAAGTCCCAAAGGCTGTCACTCCTGTCACTAAAACTATCACAGTGCCTGTAAGTGGCAGCCCCAAAATGAGTAATATCATGCAGAGCATTGCCAACTCCTTGCCGCCGCACATGTCTCCTGTGAAAATAACCTTCACTAAGCCCTCAACACAGACGACAAACACGACAACACAGAAG GTGATCATTGTAACCACTTCTCCAAGTTCAACGTTTGTGCCCAACATTCTCTCCAAGTCCCACAACTACGCAGCAGTCACCAAACTTGTCCCAACGTCTGTCATTGCCTCAACTACTCAGAAGCAGCCAGTGGTTATAACTGCTTCTCAGTCTTCTTtggtcagcagcagcagtagtagtaacagcactaccaccaccaccacttgttccactccctcctccactgCAAATACTATTGCTGTGACTGCCGTAGTATCATCAACGCCATCGGTGGTCATGTCAACAGTAGCACAAG GTGTGTCCACATCAGCAATTAAAGTTGCATCTACCAGACTACCTTCCCCCAAAAGCTTGGTGGGAAACCCAACTCAGATTTTAGCACAGTTTCCCAAACAGCATCAACAGTCCCCAAAACAGCCCGTGCATCAAATACAacaggcccagcagcagcagctgacacAATCTTCTCCCATACCTCAACAGCAACCACAGCAATCTCAGTTGCCACCTGGCATCAAGCCCACCATTCAGATCAAACAGGAATCAG GTGTTAAAATAATCACTCAACAGGTGCAGCCCAGTAAAATCCTACCCAAACCAGTTACAGCGACTTTGCCCAGCAGTAGCAATTCACCTATTATGGTGGTTAGCAGTAATGGGACTATCATGACAACTAAACTGGTTACTACTCCCACTG GGACTCAAGCAACATACACACGTCCAACTGTAAGTCCCTCTATAGGGGCTCGGATGGCTGGAACTCCAGGCGCCGCCACTTACGTGAAAACCACCAGCGGAAGCATCATAACAGTAGTACCAAAATCGCTGGCTACGTTGGGAGGCAAGATTATCAGCAGTAATATTGTTTCTG GAACGACAACCAAAATCACTACAATTCCAATGACATCTAAGCCCAACGTGATTGTTGTGCAAAAGACTACTGGAAAAGGAACAACTATTCAAGGTCTTCCAGGGAAGAATGTAGTCACAACATTGTTAAATGCTGGG GGGGAGAAAACTATTcaggcagtgccagcaggagcaaAACCTGCCATCATCACTGCAACGAGACCCATCACAAAAATGATTGTCACACagccaaaaggaatagggtccaCTGTTCAGCCAGCCACCAAAATCATCCCAACCAAAATTGTTTATGGGCAGCAAGGCAAAACACAG GTGCTTATAAAACCAAAGCCAGTGACGTTTCAAGCTACGGTTGTGAGTGAACAGACTAGGCAGTTGGTAACTGAAACATTGCAGCAGGCATCCcgggtggcagaggcaggaaattCTTCTCTCCCGGAGGTGAAGGAAGAACCACAGAGCTACACTGATAGCAGTTCTTCCTCTACAGAGTCGTCCCAGAGCTCCCAAG ATTCCCAGCCTGTTGTTCATGTAATCGCTTCCAGAAGTCAGGATTGGTCAGAACATGAAATTGCTGTGGATACCAGCCCTACAATAATTTACCAGGATGTATCCAGTGAATCTCAATCAGCTACTTCTACAATAAAAGCCTTGTTGGAACTCCAGCAAACAACAG TGAAAGAGAAGTTAGAATCAAAACCACGACAACCTACCATTGACCTGAGCCAAATGGCAGTTCCAATTCAGATGACCCAGGAAAAGAGGCATTCTCCTGAAAGCCCTTCAATTGCTGTGGTAGAGTCTGAATTAGTTGCTGAATATATCACAACTG TCAGTCATCGCTCACAGCCCCACCAGCAGtcatcccagccccagaggacTCTGCTGCAGCACGTGGCTCAATCACAGACAGCAACGCAGACTTCTGTTGTGGTGAAATCTATCCCCGCATCTTCCACTGGCGCAATTACCCATCTCATGCAGCAG GCTTTAAGCAGCCACACTGCGTTTACCAAGCACAGTGAGCAGCTTGGAACTGAGGAAGGCGAAGTGGAAGAGATGGACACCTTAGATCCTCAGACTGGCCTGTTTTACCGATCTGCCCTGACACAGTCACAGGCACTGAAACAGCAGAAACTGAGTCAGCCGCAGCTGGAACAGACTCAACTGCAAGTGAAaactctgcagtgcttccagaCTAAACAGAAGCAAACCATCCATCTGCAAGCAGATCAGATCCAGCACAAACTCCCACAAATGCCCCAGCTTTCTATAAGGCATCAAAAGCTAAACccgctgcagcaggagcaggtgcagagcAAACCAGATGCACAGCCCACCCCTCACCACATGATGGCCAAAGAAAGGCAACTCCCTACCTTAGTGGCACAGCCACAGCAAACTGTAGTACAGGTGCTTGCAGTAAAAACCACGCAACAGCTACCCAAACTGCAACAGGCACCAACGGCACAAAAAATCTACgtacagccccaacccccccagaGTCAAATGCAGCTACCTGCCTCTTCAGAGAAACAGCCAGCGAGTCAG gtATGA